A window of Cellulomonas fimi contains these coding sequences:
- a CDS encoding PaaI family thioesterase, which translates to MSDTTDALAAMPPVTGTLLERMGIEILELSADRTVGAMPVEGNTQPYGLLHGGASAVLAETLASYAAQVHAGAGRAAVGIEINATHHRSARSGLVTGTATALHLGSSLASYEVVVVDADGRRLCTARVTCMLIDARR; encoded by the coding sequence ATGTCCGACACCACCGACGCGCTCGCCGCGATGCCGCCCGTCACCGGGACCCTGCTGGAGCGGATGGGGATCGAGATCCTCGAGCTGTCCGCGGACCGCACGGTCGGTGCGATGCCCGTGGAGGGGAACACGCAGCCGTACGGGTTGCTGCACGGGGGTGCGTCCGCGGTGCTGGCCGAGACCCTGGCGTCGTACGCGGCGCAGGTGCACGCGGGGGCCGGGCGTGCGGCGGTGGGCATCGAGATCAACGCGACGCACCACCGGTCGGCGCGGTCGGGCCTGGTCACCGGGACGGCGACCGCGCTGCACCTCGGGTCGAGCCTCGCGAGCTACGAGGTCGTGGTCGTCGACGCCGACGGGCGGCGGCTCTGTACGGCGCGGGTGACCTGCATGCTGATCGACGCGCGGCGCTGA
- the polA gene encoding DNA polymerase I has product MADRLAPVSDAQPAALTTTTPAAPAGPARLLLIDGHSMAYRAFFALPVDKFATSTGDPTNAVFGFTSMLANLLRDEEPTHVAVAFDLGRTTFRTQQYEAYKGNRDATPEPFRGQVDVIRRVLDTMHIPVITKPDYEADDVLATLARQARAQGMQVLVITGDRDAFQLVNDDVTVLYPVKGVSELARMTPAAVEAKYGVPPERYPDLAALVGESSDNLPGIPGVGPKTAAKWIGQFDGLEGILDNADKVTGKAGEALRDNLDQVRLNRQLNRLVDDLELPLGPEDLAARPWDRHALHTILDELEFRTLRDRLFAMLPDESEKPAGVAAAALDLAVLGAGDLAEWLAGRADRMLGLDVRGSGAPAGGDAWGVALADDAGQAAAFDLAEIDPADEAALAAWLADADRPKVVHAAKEAWHALRGRGLTLAGVTFDTELAAYLCQPDRRAYDLADLAIGYLRRELGAQEAEVGGQGALDLELDGTDEGRRAAVRASAVRDLADVLAGDLGDRGAERLLHELELPLVDVLARMERTGIATDQTYLSSLEKSFDGQVQGAAADAYAVIGREVNLGSPKQLQEVLFDQLGMPKTKRIKTGYTTDAASLTDLFARTQHPFLEHLLAHRDAIRLRQTVEGLLRSVATDGRIHTTFQQTIAATGRLSSADPNLQNIPIRTEAGRQIRRAFVVGEGYETLLTADYSQIEMRIMAHLSGDEGLIEAFRSGEDLHSYVGSRVFGVPTDEVTPAMRSKIKAMSYGLAYGLSSYGLSQQLSIEVSEAAGLMQDYFARFGGVRDYLTGVVDVARTTGYTETILGRRRYLPDLTSDNRQRREAAERMALNAPIQGSAADLIKVSMLGVDRELTRRGLASRMLLQVHDELVLEVAAGERDEVEALVREQMAAAGDAAKDGPLDVPLDVSVGVGASWHDAGH; this is encoded by the coding sequence ATGGCAGATAGGTTGGCACCCGTGAGCGACGCACAGCCAGCCGCCCTGACCACGACCACCCCGGCCGCCCCCGCCGGGCCCGCGCGGCTCCTGCTGATCGACGGGCACTCGATGGCCTACCGCGCGTTCTTCGCGCTCCCCGTCGACAAGTTCGCGACCTCCACGGGCGACCCGACCAACGCCGTCTTCGGGTTCACCTCGATGCTCGCCAACCTCCTGCGCGACGAGGAGCCCACCCACGTCGCCGTCGCGTTCGACCTCGGCCGCACAACCTTCCGCACCCAGCAGTACGAGGCCTACAAGGGCAACCGCGACGCCACCCCCGAACCCTTTCGCGGCCAGGTCGACGTCATCCGCCGCGTGCTCGACACGATGCACATCCCCGTCATCACCAAGCCCGACTACGAGGCCGACGACGTCCTCGCCACGCTCGCGCGCCAGGCCCGCGCCCAGGGCATGCAGGTCCTCGTCATCACCGGCGACCGCGACGCCTTCCAGCTCGTCAACGACGACGTCACCGTGCTGTACCCGGTCAAGGGCGTCTCCGAGCTCGCACGCATGACCCCCGCCGCCGTCGAGGCGAAGTACGGCGTCCCGCCCGAGCGCTACCCCGACCTCGCGGCCCTCGTCGGCGAGTCCAGCGACAACCTCCCCGGCATCCCCGGCGTCGGCCCCAAGACCGCCGCCAAGTGGATCGGCCAGTTCGACGGCCTCGAGGGCATCCTCGACAACGCCGACAAGGTCACCGGCAAGGCCGGCGAGGCCCTGCGCGACAACCTCGACCAGGTCCGCCTCAACCGGCAGCTCAACCGCCTCGTCGACGACCTCGAGCTCCCGCTCGGCCCCGAGGACCTCGCCGCCCGCCCCTGGGACCGCCATGCGCTCCACACCATCCTCGACGAGCTCGAGTTCCGCACCCTGCGCGACCGGCTCTTCGCGATGCTCCCCGACGAGAGCGAGAAGCCCGCCGGGGTCGCCGCCGCAGCCCTCGACCTCGCCGTCCTCGGCGCCGGCGACCTCGCCGAGTGGCTCGCGGGACGCGCCGACCGGATGCTCGGCCTCGACGTCCGCGGCTCCGGCGCACCCGCCGGTGGCGACGCGTGGGGCGTCGCGCTCGCGGACGACGCGGGCCAGGCCGCCGCGTTCGACCTCGCCGAGATCGACCCGGCCGACGAGGCCGCGCTCGCCGCGTGGCTCGCGGACGCCGACCGGCCCAAGGTCGTGCACGCCGCGAAGGAGGCGTGGCACGCGCTGCGGGGTCGTGGCCTGACGCTCGCGGGCGTCACGTTCGACACCGAGCTCGCCGCGTACCTGTGCCAGCCGGACCGGCGCGCGTACGACCTCGCGGACCTCGCGATCGGGTACCTGCGGCGCGAGCTCGGCGCGCAGGAGGCCGAGGTCGGCGGCCAGGGCGCGCTGGACCTCGAGCTCGACGGCACCGACGAGGGCCGCCGTGCCGCGGTGCGCGCGTCCGCGGTGCGCGACCTCGCCGACGTGCTCGCGGGCGACCTCGGAGACCGCGGCGCGGAGCGGCTGCTGCACGAGCTCGAGCTCCCGCTCGTCGACGTCCTGGCGCGCATGGAGCGCACGGGCATCGCGACCGACCAGACGTACCTGTCGTCGCTCGAGAAGTCGTTCGACGGCCAGGTGCAGGGCGCGGCGGCCGACGCGTACGCGGTCATCGGCCGCGAGGTGAACCTCGGCTCGCCGAAGCAGCTCCAGGAGGTGCTGTTCGACCAGCTGGGCATGCCGAAGACCAAGCGGATCAAGACGGGCTACACGACCGACGCCGCGTCGCTCACCGACCTGTTCGCGCGCACGCAGCACCCGTTCCTCGAGCACCTGCTCGCGCACCGTGACGCGATCCGTCTGCGCCAGACGGTCGAGGGCCTGCTGCGGTCGGTCGCGACGGACGGTCGCATCCACACGACGTTCCAGCAGACCATCGCGGCGACGGGACGGCTGTCGTCGGCGGACCCGAACCTGCAGAACATCCCGATCCGCACCGAGGCGGGCCGGCAGATCCGCCGGGCGTTCGTCGTCGGCGAGGGCTACGAGACGCTGCTGACGGCGGACTACTCGCAGATCGAGATGCGGATCATGGCGCACCTCTCGGGCGACGAGGGCCTCATCGAGGCGTTCCGGTCGGGGGAGGACCTGCACTCGTACGTCGGGTCGCGCGTCTTCGGCGTGCCGACCGACGAGGTCACGCCGGCCATGCGGTCGAAGATCAAGGCGATGAGCTACGGCCTGGCGTACGGGCTGTCGTCGTACGGGCTGTCGCAGCAGCTGTCGATCGAGGTGTCCGAGGCCGCGGGCCTCATGCAGGACTACTTCGCGCGGTTCGGCGGCGTGCGCGACTACCTCACGGGCGTCGTCGACGTCGCCCGGACGACGGGCTACACCGAGACGATCCTGGGCCGGCGCCGGTACCTGCCCGACCTCACGAGCGACAACCGGCAGCGTCGCGAGGCCGCGGAGCGGATGGCGCTCAACGCGCCGATCCAGGGCAGCGCGGCGGACCTCATCAAGGTGTCGATGCTGGGCGTCGACCGCGAGCTGACGCGGCGCGGGCTCGCGTCGCGGATGCTGCTCCAGGTGCACGACGAGCTCGTGCTCGAGGTCGCGGCGGGGGAGCGCGACGAGGTCGAGGCGCTCGTGCGCGAGCAGATGGCGGCCGCGGGCGACGCCGCGAAGGACGGACCGCTCGACGTCCCGCTCGACGTGAGCGTCGGCGTGGGCGCCAGCTGGCACGACGCGGGCCACTGA
- a CDS encoding GNAT family N-acetyltransferase yields the protein MRPGTDVRAACPDDLEDLVAVCLAARREAAVGAQLCTDDADRLRDQLGALRGAPGGLVLIGSVDGVASGLLLARVVGPGPFTDVVSMNLEAVYVLPDARRRGLGHALLAEAVAHAEQVGATELYALPLPGARGMQRFLARLGFAPAAAHRVVTTSALQRRLAHDLAPAAHTGVPRRTGSRGIEDLIARRRQGRIRATGFVEPVPSVPTPRVDAAAQRRASISMQVTRAVQSRRPSASTTTTS from the coding sequence GTGCGCCCAGGAACCGACGTCCGTGCCGCGTGCCCGGACGACCTCGAAGACCTCGTCGCCGTCTGCCTGGCGGCACGACGCGAGGCCGCCGTGGGCGCCCAGCTGTGCACCGACGACGCCGACCGTCTGCGCGACCAGCTGGGAGCGCTCCGAGGCGCACCCGGCGGGCTCGTCCTCATCGGCAGCGTCGACGGCGTCGCGAGCGGGCTGCTCCTCGCGCGCGTCGTGGGCCCCGGGCCGTTCACGGACGTCGTCAGCATGAACCTCGAGGCCGTCTACGTCCTGCCCGACGCCCGCCGCCGCGGCCTCGGCCACGCGCTTCTCGCCGAGGCCGTCGCGCACGCCGAGCAGGTCGGCGCGACCGAGCTTTACGCGCTCCCGCTGCCCGGCGCCCGCGGCATGCAGCGGTTCCTCGCCCGCCTCGGCTTCGCGCCCGCCGCCGCGCACCGCGTCGTGACCACCTCGGCGCTGCAGCGCCGCCTCGCGCACGACCTCGCACCCGCCGCCCACACCGGCGTGCCGCGCCGCACGGGCTCGCGCGGGATCGAGGACCTCATCGCCCGCCGCCGCCAGGGACGCATCCGCGCGACCGGGTTCGTCGAGCCCGTGCCCTCCGTCCCGACGCCCCGCGTCGACGCCGCGGCTCAGCGCCGCGCGTCGATCAGCATGCAGGTCACCCGCGCCGTACAGAGCCGCCGCCCGTCGGCGTCGACGACCACGACCTCGTAG
- a CDS encoding branched-chain amino acid ABC transporter permease yields the protein MRSRALDRSAPLLQARRTAAPLLLLLVAAAMLLVAPPARAGAPVAAAAQACVADAATGCIVGTLRTSTGDPVTGAVVKAVGPAGELTATSDATGRWSIPVTEPGEYVVTLDVATIPAGEVLRDPGNNPRTVQVGLGASAAALFPLGEPAAGGAGGGDEPSDGPTPTPGTDDGGTQSSSTGGGGITASRVAQLTVNGLVFGTLLALASVGLSLIYGTTGLSNFAHGEQVSLGGILAYVGTQLVGLPLIPSAIIAVLLGAASGWLQDAILWRPLRRRGVGMIQQMIVTIGLSMAISYVYQFFFGAGPLRIVTETPTSVSLGPVRLTVTTLWSMLIAVIALAGVAYFLLRTRAGRATRAVSDNPALSAASGISVNRTIRLVWVIGAGLAALGGVLVGLYFGATSWYSGGAMLLLMFAAVTLGGLGAAFGALAGSIVIGLVVELSSLWIPTDMRYASALVILILVLLVRPQGILGRATRVG from the coding sequence GTGCGATCACGCGCACTGGACCGCAGCGCCCCCTTGCTGCAAGCCCGGCGAACCGCCGCCCCCCTGCTCCTGCTCCTCGTCGCCGCGGCGATGCTCCTGGTCGCCCCGCCCGCCCGGGCCGGCGCGCCCGTCGCGGCCGCGGCGCAGGCCTGCGTGGCCGACGCGGCGACCGGATGCATCGTCGGCACGCTGCGCACGTCGACGGGCGACCCCGTCACGGGTGCCGTCGTGAAGGCCGTCGGCCCCGCCGGCGAGCTCACCGCGACGTCGGACGCCACGGGACGCTGGTCGATCCCGGTCACGGAGCCCGGCGAGTACGTCGTGACGCTCGACGTCGCCACGATCCCCGCGGGCGAGGTGCTGCGCGACCCCGGCAACAACCCGCGCACCGTGCAGGTGGGCCTCGGCGCCTCCGCGGCGGCCCTGTTCCCGCTCGGTGAGCCCGCCGCGGGCGGGGCCGGCGGCGGTGACGAGCCGAGCGACGGCCCGACGCCGACCCCGGGCACCGACGACGGCGGCACGCAGTCGTCCTCGACGGGAGGCGGCGGCATCACCGCGTCGCGCGTCGCGCAGCTCACCGTCAACGGTCTGGTGTTCGGCACGCTGCTCGCGCTCGCGAGCGTCGGCCTCTCGCTCATCTACGGCACGACGGGCCTGAGCAACTTCGCGCACGGCGAGCAGGTGTCGCTCGGCGGCATCCTCGCGTACGTCGGCACGCAGCTCGTCGGGCTCCCGCTCATCCCCTCGGCGATCATCGCGGTGCTCCTCGGTGCGGCGTCCGGGTGGCTGCAGGACGCGATCCTCTGGCGGCCGCTGCGCCGCCGCGGCGTCGGCATGATCCAGCAGATGATCGTGACGATCGGCCTGTCGATGGCGATCTCGTACGTGTACCAGTTCTTCTTCGGGGCCGGTCCGCTGCGCATCGTCACCGAGACCCCGACGTCCGTGTCGCTCGGGCCGGTGCGCCTGACCGTCACGACGCTCTGGTCGATGCTCATCGCGGTGATCGCGCTGGCCGGGGTCGCGTACTTCCTGCTGCGGACCCGGGCCGGTCGTGCCACGCGCGCCGTCTCCGACAACCCGGCCCTGTCCGCGGCGTCCGGCATCTCCGTCAACCGCACGATCCGCCTCGTGTGGGTCATCGGCGCGGGGCTCGCGGCGCTCGGCGGCGTGCTCGTCGGCCTCTACTTCGGCGCGACGTCGTGGTACTCGGGCGGCGCGATGCTGCTGCTCATGTTCGCGGCCGTCACCCTGGGCGGCCTCGGTGCCGCGTTCGGGGCGCTCGCCGGATCGATCGTCATCGGCCTCGTCGTCGAGCTGTCGAGCCTCTGGATCCCGACCGACATGCGCTACGCGTCGGCGCTCGTGATCCTCATCCTCGTCCTGCTGGTCCGGCCGCAGGGCATCCTCGGCCGCGCGACGCGCGTCGGATAA
- a CDS encoding DUF485 domain-containing protein, whose product MTDTFSDTPETDYQRVQRSAEFQALRRRFRNFVFPMTALFLVWYFLYVLLSTYAHDFMGTRVWGNITVGLLFGLGQFVSTFAITMIYARWANNRQDAVAERLRRHIEEGTLDSGEVA is encoded by the coding sequence ATGACCGACACGTTCAGCGACACCCCAGAGACCGACTACCAACGCGTCCAGCGCAGCGCCGAGTTCCAGGCGCTGCGTCGTCGCTTTCGGAACTTCGTGTTCCCGATGACTGCCCTGTTCCTCGTCTGGTACTTCCTCTACGTCCTGCTGTCCACGTACGCGCACGACTTCATGGGCACGCGCGTGTGGGGCAACATCACCGTCGGCCTGCTCTTCGGGCTCGGCCAGTTCGTCTCGACGTTCGCGATCACGATGATCTACGCGCGGTGGGCGAACAACCGTCAGGACGCCGTCGCCGAGCGCCTGCGCCGGCACATCGAGGAAGGCACGCTCGACAGC
- a CDS encoding branched-chain amino acid ABC transporter permease: MDWSRILPIVLGEFFAPTTAAYALAAIGLNIHFGLTGLLNMGQAGFMLLGAYGFAIATIAGWPLWAAVLVAIAAATVFALILGIPTLKLRGDYLAIVTIAAAEIVRLVGRSTALTDLTGASSGLRGNQYKHTFQDASPFPDGNWAIGPFEYAVNASNSWWLRIVGWAVVLLACLLVWLLIRSPWGRVLKGIREDEDAVRSLGKNVYSYKMQSLVLGGVIGAVAGILYVLPRAVQPDSMGRSMTFFVWTILLLGGAATVFGPVLGSIIFWAVLAFIKITMREVVPTTVLRNEQIEQFGWIIVGVTLMLLIIFRPQGILGDKKELAINAH; this comes from the coding sequence ATGGACTGGTCACGCATCCTCCCGATCGTCCTCGGCGAGTTCTTCGCGCCGACGACCGCCGCGTACGCGCTCGCCGCGATCGGCCTCAACATCCACTTCGGCCTCACCGGCCTGCTCAACATGGGCCAGGCGGGCTTCATGCTCCTCGGCGCGTACGGCTTCGCGATCGCCACGATCGCGGGCTGGCCGCTGTGGGCCGCCGTGCTCGTCGCCATCGCCGCCGCGACCGTGTTCGCGCTCATCCTCGGCATCCCCACGCTGAAGCTGCGCGGCGACTACCTCGCGATCGTCACGATCGCGGCCGCCGAGATCGTGCGCCTCGTCGGGCGCTCCACGGCCCTGACGGACCTCACGGGCGCGTCGAGCGGCCTGCGCGGCAACCAGTACAAGCACACGTTCCAGGACGCGTCACCGTTCCCCGACGGGAACTGGGCGATCGGGCCGTTCGAGTACGCGGTCAACGCGTCGAACAGCTGGTGGCTGCGCATCGTCGGCTGGGCCGTCGTCCTGCTCGCCTGCCTGCTGGTGTGGCTGCTCATCCGCTCGCCGTGGGGTCGCGTGCTCAAGGGCATCCGCGAGGACGAGGACGCCGTGCGCTCGCTCGGCAAGAACGTCTACAGCTACAAGATGCAGTCGCTCGTGCTCGGCGGCGTGATCGGTGCGGTCGCGGGCATCCTGTACGTGCTGCCACGCGCCGTCCAACCCGACTCGATGGGCCGTTCCATGACGTTCTTCGTCTGGACGATCCTGCTGCTCGGCGGCGCCGCGACCGTGTTCGGGCCCGTGCTCGGCTCGATCATCTTCTGGGCCGTGCTCGCGTTCATCAAGATCACGATGCGCGAGGTCGTCCCGACGACGGTCCTGCGCAACGAGCAGATCGAGCAGTTCGGATGGATCATCGTCGGCGTCACCCTGATGCTGCTGATCATCTTCCGACCACAAGGCATCCTCGGCGACAAGAAGGAGCTCGCGATCAATGCCCACTGA